A single genomic interval of Candidatus Paceibacterota bacterium harbors:
- a CDS encoding NUDIX hydrolase, with product MKISKDVQAVVYRKSDVGIFFLLLKRFDRDKGEFHYRLIKGGLERGENSKDAVIREIKEESGLRSLSLNNVLGHYSYKAGDVKHDVEVFLVENTVFEKIKTDSENEGGFTIESAEWLSPEHTLEYLNFDQEKKSIRKTLETI from the coding sequence ATGAAAATAAGTAAAGATGTCCAGGCGGTGGTCTACAGAAAAAGTGATGTGGGTATTTTTTTCTTACTATTAAAAAGATTTGATAGGGATAAAGGTGAGTTTCACTACCGTCTTATTAAAGGTGGTTTAGAGAGGGGTGAGAATTCAAAAGATGCAGTTATTAGAGAAATTAAAGAAGAATCAGGATTAAGGAGTCTATCTTTGAATAATGTCCTCGGACATTATTCATATAAGGCGGGTGATGTGAAACATGATGTGGAGGTTTTTTTAGTAGAGAATACTGTTTTTGAGAAAATAAAAACTGATTCTGAAAATGAAGGTGGTTTTACCATAGAAAGCGCAGAGTGGTTATCGCCAGAGCATACTCTAGAATATCTAAATTTCGATCAGGAAAAAAAATCTATCCGTAAAACTCTAGAAACTATCTAG